GTGCCAGCGCAAATGCCGAGGCCAGCTGTTCAGCCGTCTCCCCCGCTACCACAGGAAGCGGCGTCGTCAGGTCTGCTTGCGTTCCTCGTAGCCGTTGCAAGTCTTCCATGAAACCGGTCGCAGGATCGAAGATGCCGGCCAGTTGAGCCTGTAGCGCCTCGTAGCGCGCGCGATACCTACGCTTGAGGTAATCCTGCCAATAGATTTCCTGGGTCATCCATTCAGGCAGCAGAGCCGCCTGATCCTGGCGGATGATACGCGCAGCCTCAGCCAGCATATCGCTGGTGACCCAGAACACCGTATGGCCATGGATCATTTCTGTCGGTTGATGACGCAAGCCCAAGCGTTCAGCCAGATGAATCCGGTAATACAGCTCCACTTCGATCGCATCGATAAAGTGCACGAACTGCGGATCGGCCTGCCAGCCGCGGATCTGCTCCGCCACATAGGTGCGCAGGCGTTGCAGGCGCCAGCGGCTGATGCCCAGGGCCAGCAACTGTCGACTTGCCTGGCCACCCTGGCCGAGTGCCTGATCGGCCTCTCGCAGCCCCTGCAGGTCACTGAATACCACGATATCGCGGTCCTCGCAGGTATCGGCGTCAACTGCCTGGGCGAACAGTTGCCTGCCCAGTTGTTCAGGGTCCGCGGCGGCCGCCTCGATCAGTTGCACAGCCTGAGGCTCGGTTACTTGCCCGTTGGTCAGCAACCGGGCCAGCAAACGCCTGAACGAGCGTGACTCAGGCAAGCGAAACAGCTCCAGCGCGGTGTGCTCCTGCTCTTGCGTCAGTTGCTGATAGGCGCTCAGGTCGGTGTCCCCTCCGTCATCCAGCACCTCCTCGATACGCACGTCCGCCCCGGGCTCGGCCTGAACCGCCATGCGCTCACGAATCAAGCGGGTAGTCAGCGCCTCGCTCATGCCCTCGTAGCCAAACAACAGCCGCGGCATTCGTCCGGCGCCAGCAGGCACTTCGATAATGGCATTGCCTTCGAGGCGAACGTCAAAGTTCGCGGTGGTCTCAAGCCCCAGCGGCCAGCCAGTGATGTGCGCGTCCGGCAACGCCAAGAGGCGCAGCTGCGGCATCTGGCGGATGTCCGGAGTGCGCATCAACGGGTTATGGCCCATGGACAACTCACGCAAGTTGGTTATGCCCGCCAGCTCACTGACATCGGCTTCGCTCAGGGTGATGTTGTTGCGCGTCAGGTACAGCCGGCGCAGGTTCGGCATCCCGGCCAATTCGGCAAACGCGCCTGGACCGAAGCTGGCTTGGTTCTCCATTAGCGACAAGAAACGCAAGCTGGATAACTGCCGTAAAGGCGCCAGTTGTTCGGCCGTCACAGTGACCGACGATGGCGACACGCCCCGAAGATCCAGCGACCACAAGCGCCGAAGCCCGCTCAAGCGCGCCAGGTGGGCCAACCCTGTTCGGCTATAGGTGAGATCCAGCACCCGCAACTCACTCAGTTGGGCAATGTTCTGCGGGATTTGCGTGATCGGCGTGTGACGTACGCTCAAGCGGCGCAGGTTGGGGAAGGCGCGCAAGAATTCTGCCGGCAATTCGCTGATGGCCGTCATGCTGCTCAACTCCAGCTCGAGAATCTGGTCGATGGCGCTCGCAAGAGGCGGCAGCCCATCCACCCCAGGGGAGTCGAGTGTCAGTAGGTAGCCAGGCGCCCCATCCAGTTGATACTCGCTGACCTCAAGTGGCGCCCTGCTGCGAAGTTGCCAGACATCCAGCAACTGCATCGCCAGTTGCCGACGCCGTTCGCGGGCCGTGGCTGTAGCGCCCTGTTCCACCCACGACGACAAGCCTTGGCGTTCGGCCTCCAGCTCCTGTTCCAGATCGCCGACTAAATTTTCCAGGTTTTCACCCTGCAAAACCGCATTACGGACAATATCGCGCAACTCTTCATCGGACTTGTCGGGAAACAGGCTGCGCAGACGCTGCTCATACGTGCGCGGCAACAAGCGCCCGATCGTACCACCCAAGGGATAGCCACGGCGCCCGGCCCCGACCGGCAGGGGCGGCCTGAAACGCCCCTGCTCCACTGCCATGCCCAACGCCAGCCGCGCCTTGGCAGGCTGACGCGCCGCCTGCACCAGCAGGGCGCGGCGCAGTGCAGTGCTGTCACCGATATTCAAGCCAAGCGCCACGCGCTCGCTGTCGGGCAAAGCCTGCAGCAGGCTGGTGAAGAAGCCGTGATCCGCTGTCTCAAGCCCGCTCAACTCGGCGTCATTTTCGTCGAAAGCGCGCCAGCCCCGGGCGCTTTTAACCAGGGTTTTTCGCGACGTCGCGCCCGCGCTGCCAATGCTGTCGAGCTCAGTGCCGGACACACTGTCGCGGCGCACACTTAAATGAACCGAGTCGCTCCAGCCGGACAATTCTGGCAACAAATGCAGCGCTAAACGGTAGCTGTCGTCATTGGCCAGGTAGCTGATTTCGAGGCCTTCGCAAGCGCGTGACAGGCGTACCTGGCGCGACGCCTCGCGGGCCCGTTTGGCTAGGGTCAGCGGCACACGCTGCGAAGCCTGCCAACGGCTGCGCTCAACTTCGCTGGCAGACTTGGCGAGGGCTTCGGCGAGCGGCCGCGACAGCCCCTGGAAGTCCCGTTGCAGCGCCATTTGTAGAGAGTCGAGAGGTTCGCTCGAGTCCTGGTACAGGCTGTCGAAGATCCGCGACCTTGATGCCTGCATCTGCTCAGCCAGTTGCTGGCCGATCTCGGTTTCAAGGTCACGGGCCAGGTGATCATTGCCAAACCAGCGGCTGCGTTCGGCCACGCTCAAACCTTCTAGCACCCTGCGAATCAGGCGTCCTGCGGCCAGGTCACTGCGCGAGAGCTTGATGGCGGCCACCTCAGGCTGCGCACGGCCATACACCATCGGATGCCCCCACAGTTCGGCACTGTCATACAGCTCGACGGCTTTGCCTTGCGGCCAGCGCGGTAACTCCGACAGCAGCGATACTGTATAGTTGAAGCCTGATTGCACCCCCTCCCCGGCCCTGACATTGTCGATCTGTGCCGCGATCAGGCGATCGATTTCAAACCGCCGCTTGACGTCGAGCAAGGCTGCCGGGGCGGGTTGGTCGTCACTGTAGACCGCGCGCAGCTCAGCATCGCTGACGCCGCTGATGTCGGCCATGCGCTCAAGCGCCGCGTCTGCCCAACCTTCGAAGGCGTGCCCGAGCCTGCGCACCAGGGTCGGGCGTGGCCAACTGTCGACGCGCTCCAGCGCATGATGCCAGGCACCCTCACCGTTATGCTCAAGTACAGGCCGGTAAGCCTGAGGGTCGTCGGGGTGCTCGATACGCCATTTGCCCAGGCGCGAATCCTGGGTGATTTCCAATGGCTTGCCCTCGATGCGGATGTAGCGTTTGCCAGCGACCCGGTAAATGCCTTGCGCATCGGCAAAGTGCCCCTCCAACAGTGCTGCGCTTTGCTGGTAAGGGGCAAGATCCGGTCGCCACAGGCGGACCTCCCCCCCCGGTAGCTCGACCACTTCCAGCGCATCAATCGCCAGCGGCTGGCTCAACGCTGCGCCCGCGGCTCCCGCGGCCACACCCAGCCCGGCAGTGATAGCCAGGTTGATACCGAAGGACTGCAAGTAGCTGATAGCCTGCTGCTGGTCATTGGCCTCCCAGGCTTGCAGGCCGTTAAACAGGTCGCCCAGCAGCTGCGCACCGAGGGCCACCATCATCACCTCGCCCAGACCCGGCACGAAGAACGCGGCTACGTTGAGCATGCTAAAGCCCAAGCCCAGGTAATGGTTCAACTCCTGCAACCAGGCTTCGCGATCGACATCAGCGGTCGGCACC
This portion of the Pseudomonas sp. SORT22 genome encodes:
- a CDS encoding DUF6543 domain-containing protein; this encodes MTTDTLTPFKSHERYFNQQIPTWLSHASTHAIKELHQRQLPAAQIAADTDAQLRQALHDSLRRTQASSAAAARLLRQIKGISEFAEPLLRAEINKRLALDISVTANELVHMRDDASLREDRLASVLISRQPLLQAALQNFTANDAENFRTDAYSAVTAVGALQPFPSTVDPERRAHQSIRYASKLRISPQQFAKLCRELDIGQQYQDHLKSILDAAHSRDAVRRTLVSAARDRCESNVHAARIAGHISEPAYRMLKQMLRQSASAPATQTLRVDKVYERGNSAFDGSRCYLLNLFGSTLGGGFLLLGPDPAGQALPVPVVVIMPGDAKPVQEYDSYADFYRSLKARLQDPQFQGFFSRFVGRRGQSRVFAQFKQSANWHAQPPRLQEIRGECFDYLHSAMLARTWDDAKTLAVPTADVDREAWLQELNHYLGLGFSMLNVAAFFVPGLGEVMMVALGAQLLGDLFNGLQAWEANDQQQAISYLQSFGINLAITAGLGVAAGAAGAALSQPLAIDALEVVELPGGEVRLWRPDLAPYQQSAALLEGHFADAQGIYRVAGKRYIRIEGKPLEITQDSRLGKWRIEHPDDPQAYRPVLEHNGEGAWHHALERVDSWPRPTLVRRLGHAFEGWADAALERMADISGVSDAELRAVYSDDQPAPAALLDVKRRFEIDRLIAAQIDNVRAGEGVQSGFNYTVSLLSELPRWPQGKAVELYDSAELWGHPMVYGRAQPEVAAIKLSRSDLAAGRLIRRVLEGLSVAERSRWFGNDHLARDLETEIGQQLAEQMQASRSRIFDSLYQDSSEPLDSLQMALQRDFQGLSRPLAEALAKSASEVERSRWQASQRVPLTLAKRAREASRQVRLSRACEGLEISYLANDDSYRLALHLLPELSGWSDSVHLSVRRDSVSGTELDSIGSAGATSRKTLVKSARGWRAFDENDAELSGLETADHGFFTSLLQALPDSERVALGLNIGDSTALRRALLVQAARQPAKARLALGMAVEQGRFRPPLPVGAGRRGYPLGGTIGRLLPRTYEQRLRSLFPDKSDEELRDIVRNAVLQGENLENLVGDLEQELEAERQGLSSWVEQGATATARERRRQLAMQLLDVWQLRSRAPLEVSEYQLDGAPGYLLTLDSPGVDGLPPLASAIDQILELELSSMTAISELPAEFLRAFPNLRRLSVRHTPITQIPQNIAQLSELRVLDLTYSRTGLAHLARLSGLRRLWSLDLRGVSPSSVTVTAEQLAPLRQLSSLRFLSLMENQASFGPGAFAELAGMPNLRRLYLTRNNITLSEADVSELAGITNLRELSMGHNPLMRTPDIRQMPQLRLLALPDAHITGWPLGLETTANFDVRLEGNAIIEVPAGAGRMPRLLFGYEGMSEALTTRLIRERMAVQAEPGADVRIEEVLDDGGDTDLSAYQQLTQEQEHTALELFRLPESRSFRRLLARLLTNGQVTEPQAVQLIEAAAADPEQLGRQLFAQAVDADTCEDRDIVVFSDLQGLREADQALGQGGQASRQLLALGISRWRLQRLRTYVAEQIRGWQADPQFVHFIDAIEVELYYRIHLAERLGLRHQPTEMIHGHTVFWVTSDMLAEAARIIRQDQAALLPEWMTQEIYWQDYLKRRYRARYEALQAQLAGIFDPATGFMEDLQRLRGTQADLTTPLPVVAGETAEQLASAFALAPSELAQLAYDEATWIQAYRKLQDAREVRENELPGVLTKEEIGRDAG